A DNA window from Mytilus edulis chromosome 14, xbMytEdul2.2, whole genome shotgun sequence contains the following coding sequences:
- the LOC139504306 gene encoding uncharacterized protein codes for MRLNTSQQDCLKIDDSTVEDVQQFTYLGSIVSTSGGTDEDISARKKKAQQVFSMLKPVWRSNALRTSTKLRIFTTNVKSVLLYGSETWRETAASIKSIQTFVNKCLRNILNIRWPNKISNNELWRRTKQQPTTQTIRARKWKWIGHTLRKKDTHITKQALEWNPQGHRKRGRPKNTWRRGLTTELSKIGMTWKETKRIAMDRKKWRETVVALCPPWDEVD; via the coding sequence ATGAGGCTAAATACAAGCCAGCAAGATTGTCTTAAGATCGACGACTCTACTGTTGAAGATGTTCAACAATTCACCTATCTTGGAAGTATTGTCAGTACATCAGGAGGCACAGATGAAGACATATCGGCAAGAAAAAAGAAAGCTCAACAGGTATTTTCCATGCTTAAACCTGTTTGGAGGAGTAATGCTTTAAGAACTAGTACAAAGTTAAGGATATTTACCACCAATGTCAAATCTGTACTCTTATACGGATCAGAAACCTGGAGAGAAACAGCTGCATCCATCAAATCTATCCAAACTTTTGTCAATAAATGTTTGAGAAACATCCTCAACATCAGATGGCCAAACAAAATATCCAACAATGAGTTATGGAGAAGAACCAAACAACAGCCAACAACCCAGACAATAAGAGCAAGAAAGTGGAAGTGGATCGGGCATACCCTAAGAAAAAAAGACACACACATTACCAAGCAAGCCCTAGAATGGAACCCCCAAGGACATCGAAAAAGGGGGAGGCCAAAAAACACCTGGCGCAGGGGACTAACAACCGAGCTGAGTAAAATTGGGATGACCTGGAAAGAAACAAAACGAATAGCCATGGACAGGAAGAAATGGCGAGAAACTGTAGTCGCCCTATGTCCCCCTTGGGACGAAGTGGATTAA